One part of the Mya arenaria isolate MELC-2E11 chromosome 3, ASM2691426v1 genome encodes these proteins:
- the LOC128225606 gene encoding ribitol 5-phosphate transferase FKRP-like gives MVTLLNVTMRILRRKWKIFAAALFVSILLLWTINWCGNRQSNNAEHSKTSEPLNVLPSLTVIIQDFDVLQNDVFTSASYIAGNLSDVNVLIVSEQIPYPPVKIPTLENVKLVISQPNPGHSLNSSRPELNIRSNFVLFLPDGSLIGQDFYRIYKSFVNKLDLSRNEAFAITVDNSRLNCYGLDFKMKTWTLNIGERLDSKSCGYVKGDHGLLLQAKHLFSLMDPFMPSTFMSLYIQLSLVYVKVVMIEDLQLQRISTAPKDAKVLWEQKQFRQRKSEQLYAKVGVKKVNYANGHTEWYGCNKESTRCFDTVYQNMPEYLYNGRWTPPCCLTHLRETARHVFGILDACKARWWLEGGSLLGAARDHDIIPWDYDIDIGMYREDMLKCNQLLRVSKERFVDEKRFSWEKAIEGDFYRVQFSESNHLHVDIFPFYPQNGIMTKDTWFKTHKQDTEFPEHFLKPLTRIEFAGINASAPNNVREFLEYKFGKGVIESPKYPNEVIAF, from the coding sequence ATGGTTACTTTGTTAAATGTTACAATGCGCATCCTTCGAAGAAAATGGAAGATTTTTGCAGCTGCACTCTTTGTGAGTATACTGTTGTTGTGGACTATAAACTGGTGTGGCAATAGGCAATCAAATAATGCAGAACATTCCAAGACCTCGGAACCACTGAATGTATTGCCCAGTTTAACTGTAATTATTCAAGATTTTGATGTCCTTCAAAATGATGTGTTCACATCTGCTAGTTATATTGCAGGGAATTTATCAGATGTAAATGTACTTATAGTGTCTGAACAAATACCTTACCCACCTGTAAAGATTCCAACACTGGAAAATGTTAAATTAGTAATATCCCAACCTAACCCAGGTCATTCGTTAAATTCATCTAGACCAGAATTGAACATCAGATcaaattttgttctgtttttacCAGATGGATCACTGATAGGTCAGGATTTCTACAGAATATACAAGTCCTTTGTTAATAAATTAGACTTATCTAGAAATGAAGCATTTGCAATTACAGTGGACAATTCGCGACTAAATTGTTATGGAttggattttaaaatgaaaacttggaCGTTGAACATAGGTGAGAGACTGGATTCCAAGAGTTGTGGGTATGTGAAAGGAGATCATGGTTTACTGTTGCAAgccaaacatttgttttctttaatggaTCCATTCATGCCTTCTACTTTTATGTCATTGTATATTCAGTTATCATTAGTATATGTCAAGGTTGTGATGATAGAAGACCTACAGCTACAGCGGATATCAACTGCTCCTAAAGATGCTAAAGTATTGTGGGAGCAAAAACAGTTCAGGCAGAGAAAATCAGAACAACTGTATGCTAAAGTTGGAGTAAAAAAAGTAAACTATGCAAATGGTCATACAGAATGGTATGGGTGTAATAAAGAATCAACCAGATGTTTTGACACTGTGTACCAAAATATGCCTGAATATCTGTATAATGGGAGATGGACACCTCCATGCTGCCTGACACACCTGAGGGAGACGGCAAGACATGTGTTTGGCATCTTGGACGCCTGTAAAGCCCGATGGTGGCTGGAGGGTGGGAGCTTGCTAGGTGCTGCTCGGGACCATGACATTATTCCTTGGGATTATGACATTGATATTGGAATGTATCGGGAGGACATGCTCAAGTGTAATCAATTGTTAAGAGTTTCCAAAGAAAGATTTGTAgatgaaaaaaggttttcatgGGAGAAAGCAATAGAAGGAGATTTTTATCGTGTACAGTTCAGTGAGAGCAATCATTTACATGTAGATATATTCCCTTTTTATCCCCAAAATGGTATAATGACGAAAGATACTTGGTTCAAAACTCATAAACAAGACACAGAGTTCCCAGAACATTTCTTAAAACCTTTAACTCGAATTGAATTTGCTGGAATTAATGCATCTGCTCCAAATAATGTAAGAGAATTTTTAGAATATAAATTTGGCAAAGGAGTGATAGAAAGTCCAAAATACCCGAATGAAGTAATAGCTTTTTGA